A window of Mucilaginibacter paludis DSM 18603 contains these coding sequences:
- a CDS encoding SusD/RagB family nutrient-binding outer membrane lipoprotein — translation MKKNIYKIVCTIMLLASVQPSCKKNFQEINTNPNTSPDALPQQLLAPALVNTVTVNMLRARTISNELMQTTVSQTDGEGAVFRYDIRPNQADYTWNNWYQQLSNFKDIYTIANQPVNFSKGYQGISLICQSWVYSLITDTYGDVPYFQSNKARDGVFEPAFDRQKDIYLDIFKQLEAANTLLTGAANVVASSDPVFNGNAAQWRKFGNSLYLRLLMRLSGKAEVSADVIAKIKDMIDVNAANYPIMTSNTDAAVLRWTGTGYLTSPFINNVREQDWRAPAMASFFIDNLTKWTDPRLYTQFNGAAGGVWSIATVSGSFVGVPSGYAAGTSPTTKSYFYSTANGPGGKSYESEPLSGNIMNYAELQFLLAEAAAKGYISTGTAQQYYDNGVQNAITFWLPTYFTAPVTLASYETAADIAWNDSLPLDTKMEMIHVQKYYAMFWTDFQQWFEYRRTGHPVLPKGPGLINGGVMPARLNYPVYVQSANPTNYKAAVAIQGADVISTQVWWQRP, via the coding sequence ATGAAAAAGAATATCTATAAAATTGTTTGTACCATTATGCTGCTTGCATCGGTACAGCCATCCTGCAAAAAAAACTTCCAGGAAATCAATACTAACCCCAATACCTCGCCCGATGCCTTGCCCCAGCAATTGCTGGCACCTGCATTGGTTAATACGGTAACCGTTAATATGCTGCGCGCACGTACCATTAGTAACGAGTTAATGCAAACTACCGTGAGCCAAACCGATGGCGAAGGCGCGGTGTTCAGGTATGATATCAGGCCTAACCAGGCAGATTATACATGGAACAACTGGTACCAGCAGTTGAGCAACTTTAAAGACATTTATACCATAGCCAACCAGCCGGTAAATTTCAGTAAAGGCTATCAGGGTATCTCGTTAATATGCCAGTCGTGGGTGTATTCTTTAATCACAGATACTTATGGTGATGTACCTTATTTTCAGTCCAACAAAGCCCGGGACGGTGTTTTTGAGCCCGCGTTTGACAGGCAGAAGGATATTTACCTGGATATATTTAAGCAACTGGAGGCGGCCAATACACTGCTTACCGGTGCGGCAAACGTGGTTGCTTCCAGCGACCCGGTATTTAACGGCAATGCTGCCCAGTGGCGCAAATTTGGCAACTCTTTATATTTAAGATTATTGATGCGCTTATCTGGCAAGGCCGAAGTATCTGCCGATGTGATTGCCAAAATTAAGGATATGATAGATGTTAACGCGGCTAACTACCCCATCATGACGAGCAATACCGATGCCGCCGTTTTGCGCTGGACAGGTACCGGTTACCTTACATCGCCTTTTATCAATAACGTAAGGGAGCAGGATTGGAGGGCACCCGCCATGGCCTCGTTTTTTATAGATAACTTAACCAAGTGGACCGATCCGCGTTTATACACGCAGTTTAACGGCGCTGCGGGTGGGGTATGGTCAATAGCCACGGTAAGCGGTAGTTTTGTTGGAGTGCCAAGCGGTTACGCCGCGGGTACATCGCCCACTACCAAATCTTACTTCTACTCAACCGCTAACGGGCCGGGCGGCAAAAGTTATGAGAGCGAGCCTTTATCGGGCAATATTATGAACTATGCCGAACTGCAGTTTTTACTGGCCGAAGCAGCCGCTAAAGGGTATATAAGCACAGGCACCGCGCAGCAATATTACGATAACGGCGTGCAAAACGCCATTACCTTTTGGCTGCCCACTTATTTTACCGCGCCGGTAACCCTGGCTTCTTACGAAACCGCTGCCGATATCGCCTGGAACGATTCCCTTCCGCTTGATACTAAAATGGAAATGATCCATGTACAGAAATACTATGCCATGTTCTGGACCGATTTTCAGCAATGGTTTGAGTACCGCCGCACGGGCCACCCGGTATTGCCTAAGGGGCCTGGTTTAATTAATGGCGGTGTAATGCCGGCACGCTTAAACTACCCGGTTTATGTACAATCGGCCAACCCAACCAATTATAAGGCGGCAGTTGCCATCCAGGGGGCGGATGTTATCAGTACACAGGTTTGGTGGCAAAGGCCTTAA
- a CDS encoding DUF5689 domain-containing protein — MKKIIFYAFMLLAPAAVWTGCQKGNNYPGGQISPVMPIMDVKSIYKGTDVTLDTKNMAGSHQVSGIVISDFSAGNMPAWLLVLQDHRRLSKYQGIAISLGTEAAKYTSGDSVTIEVAGGVLKRMNGILQITNLPAGSVTKIASGRAAGITQATTTAVLKDPAFYESTLVAIVKGSFDPLPVATDQFSGDKVLTDGYDNLTFHTEATATFASNVPPINANYYAIVFNTVGANGSLTPQLRVRTLADINVLGSSIAPLIVSGFINDVSGTDGNYEYIQLLATRDINFAETPFAVVVCNNAGASTPVGFPTNGWATGGGSVTPATTFKTFKFNLTSGTAKKGTFVYVGGAAKTINGPSSTSIASSNWIRSFNYTTQDGDGFGTRNGGFFANSGNAFGMAVFSGTNVTKDTEPIDVLFVSTGGSLYSAGPPVVGYKITTTDFYDTVNPITLQSQPYYRQGSNTVALSYTTPADAGFFYKLGGVYNARLGKWIKARSQQTIILTKTSTLTEIEGEFPAGSGIVPTALKD, encoded by the coding sequence ATGAAAAAGATAATATTTTACGCGTTTATGCTGCTTGCCCCGGCCGCCGTATGGACGGGATGCCAGAAGGGGAATAATTACCCGGGCGGGCAAATTAGCCCTGTGATGCCTATTATGGATGTTAAAAGTATTTATAAGGGCACCGACGTTACGCTTGATACCAAAAACATGGCCGGCTCGCACCAGGTGTCGGGTATCGTTATCTCCGATTTTTCGGCCGGTAACATGCCTGCCTGGTTATTGGTATTGCAGGATCACCGCCGTTTATCAAAATATCAGGGTATCGCCATATCGCTCGGCACCGAAGCGGCCAAATACACTTCCGGAGATTCGGTAACCATTGAAGTTGCCGGTGGCGTTTTAAAAAGAATGAACGGTATATTGCAGATCACCAATTTGCCGGCGGGCTCCGTTACAAAAATTGCAAGTGGAAGAGCTGCAGGCATCACCCAGGCTACAACAACTGCGGTGCTGAAAGATCCTGCCTTCTACGAGAGTACGCTGGTAGCTATCGTAAAAGGTAGTTTTGATCCGCTCCCCGTAGCTACCGATCAATTTTCGGGCGATAAAGTTCTTACCGATGGGTATGATAATCTAACGTTTCATACCGAAGCCACCGCCACTTTTGCCAGTAACGTGCCACCAATTAACGCCAATTATTACGCTATAGTTTTTAATACTGTAGGTGCCAATGGCTCGCTAACCCCACAGTTGCGGGTACGCACCCTGGCTGATATTAATGTATTGGGCTCGTCTATCGCCCCCCTTATTGTGAGTGGCTTTATTAATGATGTTTCGGGGACCGATGGTAATTACGAGTATATCCAATTGCTGGCCACCCGTGATATCAATTTTGCCGAAACACCTTTTGCCGTAGTAGTTTGCAATAACGCGGGTGCCTCAACTCCGGTTGGTTTCCCAACTAACGGATGGGCTACCGGCGGCGGATCTGTTACCCCGGCAACTACCTTTAAGACTTTTAAATTTAACCTGACCAGCGGTACGGCTAAAAAGGGAACTTTTGTTTATGTTGGCGGCGCCGCTAAAACCATTAACGGGCCCAGTTCAACAAGTATAGCATCATCCAACTGGATCAGGTCGTTTAACTATACCACACAGGATGGTGATGGCTTTGGTACCCGTAATGGCGGCTTTTTTGCCAATAGCGGCAACGCGTTCGGTATGGCTGTATTTAGCGGCACCAACGTAACCAAAGATACCGAGCCCATTGATGTGTTGTTTGTATCTACAGGCGGCTCACTTTATTCGGCAGGACCACCGGTTGTAGGCTACAAAATTACCACTACCGATTTTTATGATACCGTAAACCCCATCACGCTGCAATCGCAGCCGTATTACAGGCAGGGATCAAACACCGTGGCCCTTTCGTATACTACGCCTGCTGATGCCGGTTTCTTTTATAAGCTGGGCGGGGTATACAACGCGCGTTTAGGCAAATGGATAAAAGCCCGTAGCCAGCAAACCATCATTTTAACTAAAACCTCAACCCTTACCGAAATTGAGGGCGAGTTTCCGGCAGGTTCGGGCATTGTGCCGACGGCCCTTAAGGATTAA
- a CDS encoding bifunctional YncE family protein/alkaline phosphatase family protein: MMSNFLIRPLMFIAAGIGLLAGLNGKAQVPGKIKQTNQVLLPNGWMLSPAGRSLPLGDLPLNIQLSRSGKLLAVTNNGQSTQSVQLIDPKREKVLDEKELAKAWYGLAFSNDEKNLYVSGGNDNIILDFDVKNSRLNDPDTIRLGLPWPAGKICPTGIAVTKDKSRLYTVTKEDSSVYIIDLQKRAIINKVKLADIAYSCVLSPDEQTLYVSLWGSDEVVALNTAAQTVAATIKTGNHPNELLLNKKGTTLYVANANDNSVSVINTASNQVIETISTVLYPTALTGSTTNGLALSDNEKTLYIANADNNCLAVFDVSVPANSKSQGFIPVGWYPTNVKVLGQKILVSNGKGVTSMANPKGPQPVLKTDNSGYQKGSTANNRLQYIAGLFKGTLSVIDAPNDDQLKSYTKQVYANTPFNNKKVAQADGEEGNPIPRKPGEKSPIKHVFYIIKENRTYDQVLGDMPKGNGDPSLCIFGNDITPNHHALANEFVLVDNFYVDAEVSADGHNWSTAAYATDVVEKTWPTSYGSRGGSTSFEGGRKATYPRDGFIWDYCKRAGVSYRTYGEFGDYGKANIKTLQGHICAQSPGFDLDIKDQVRVDAWEHDFDSLARANAVPQLSTIRISNDHTSGQKKGKIAPIAAVADNDLAIGRLIAHLSKSPIWKESVVFILEDDAQNGPDHVDAHRSPVFVAGPYVKRNAVVHSMYSTSGVLRTIELILGLPPMSQYDAAALPLYECFTNKIDLTNYQCKPAQVDLNLRNVAKNKSSMRSEQFNFKKEDAAPDLALNEVIWKSVKGEDSVMPAPKRSAFVILEKKKKDDDD, encoded by the coding sequence ATGATGAGTAACTTTTTAATTCGCCCCCTGATGTTCATTGCCGCCGGGATAGGCTTGCTTGCCGGTTTAAACGGTAAAGCCCAGGTGCCTGGCAAAATAAAGCAAACCAACCAGGTGCTGTTACCCAACGGATGGATGTTAAGCCCTGCCGGGCGGTCGTTACCCTTGGGCGATCTGCCCTTAAATATCCAGCTAAGCCGCTCGGGCAAACTGCTCGCTGTTACCAACAACGGGCAAAGTACGCAATCGGTTCAGTTGATCGATCCTAAGCGCGAAAAGGTGCTCGACGAGAAGGAGCTGGCTAAAGCCTGGTACGGCCTGGCCTTCAGCAACGACGAAAAAAATCTGTACGTATCCGGCGGAAACGATAATATCATTTTAGATTTCGATGTTAAAAACAGCCGGTTAAATGATCCCGATACCATCAGGTTAGGCCTGCCCTGGCCCGCCGGTAAAATATGCCCCACCGGCATCGCCGTAACCAAAGATAAAAGCAGGTTATATACCGTAACTAAAGAGGATAGCAGCGTTTATATCATCGACCTGCAAAAACGCGCCATCATCAACAAGGTGAAGCTGGCCGATATCGCCTACAGCTGCGTGCTGTCTCCTGACGAGCAAACACTCTATGTTTCGTTATGGGGAAGCGACGAAGTTGTGGCCCTTAATACTGCCGCGCAAACCGTAGCTGCCACTATTAAAACTGGCAATCATCCAAACGAGTTGCTGTTGAATAAAAAGGGGACAACCCTGTATGTGGCTAATGCCAATGATAACTCTGTTTCGGTAATTAATACCGCCTCAAACCAGGTGATCGAGACGATATCAACCGTGCTTTATCCAACCGCCTTAACCGGTTCAACCACAAACGGGCTGGCCTTGAGTGATAACGAAAAAACTTTGTACATAGCCAATGCCGATAACAATTGTTTGGCTGTGTTTGATGTATCGGTACCTGCAAACAGCAAAAGCCAGGGCTTTATACCGGTTGGCTGGTACCCCACCAATGTAAAGGTGCTCGGTCAAAAAATACTGGTAAGTAATGGCAAGGGCGTTACCTCTATGGCTAACCCGAAAGGGCCTCAGCCTGTTTTAAAGACAGATAACAGCGGTTACCAAAAGGGCAGCACCGCCAATAACAGGCTGCAATATATAGCCGGTTTGTTTAAAGGTACGCTCTCTGTAATTGATGCGCCTAATGATGATCAACTGAAAAGCTATACCAAGCAGGTATACGCCAATACACCGTTCAATAATAAAAAAGTAGCCCAGGCCGATGGCGAAGAGGGTAACCCCATTCCGCGCAAGCCGGGCGAAAAATCGCCCATTAAGCATGTGTTTTATATCATCAAAGAAAACCGCACCTACGACCAGGTTTTGGGCGATATGCCAAAAGGCAACGGCGACCCGTCCTTATGTATTTTTGGTAACGACATTACGCCCAACCACCATGCCCTGGCCAACGAGTTTGTGCTGGTGGATAATTTTTATGTAGATGCCGAGGTTAGCGCCGATGGCCATAACTGGAGCACGGCTGCTTACGCTACCGATGTGGTTGAAAAAACCTGGCCCACCAGTTATGGGAGCCGTGGCGGCAGTACCAGCTTTGAAGGCGGCAGAAAGGCCACTTACCCGCGCGACGGTTTTATCTGGGATTATTGTAAACGCGCCGGGGTTAGCTACCGCACTTATGGCGAGTTTGGCGACTACGGCAAAGCCAACATCAAAACCCTGCAAGGCCATATTTGCGCCCAATCGCCGGGATTTGACCTGGATATTAAAGACCAGGTGCGGGTTGATGCCTGGGAGCATGACTTTGATTCGTTGGCCAGGGCCAATGCGGTGCCCCAGCTCAGCACTATCCGTATTTCTAACGACCATACCAGCGGGCAAAAGAAGGGTAAAATTGCGCCTATCGCAGCGGTAGCTGATAACGACCTGGCTATTGGCCGCCTGATAGCGCATTTATCCAAAAGCCCCATCTGGAAAGAGTCGGTTGTATTTATCCTGGAAGACGATGCTCAAAACGGCCCCGACCATGTGGACGCGCACCGCTCGCCGGTATTTGTTGCCGGGCCGTACGTTAAACGGAACGCCGTGGTGCACAGCATGTACTCAACATCGGGCGTGCTGCGCACCATCGAACTGATACTGGGTTTACCGCCCATGAGCCAGTACGATGCCGCCGCGCTACCCCTTTACGAATGCTTTACCAATAAAATAGATTTAACCAACTATCAATGTAAACCTGCGCAGGTTGATTTGAACTTGCGTAACGTAGCCAAAAACAAGAGCAGCATGCGGTCGGAACAGTTCAACTTTAAAAAAGAAGACGCCGCGCCCGACCTGGCCCTGAACGAGGTGATCTGGAAATCGGTAAAGGGCGAAGATTCGGTAATGCCCGCCCCTAAACGGAGCGCGTTTGTGATACTGGAGAAGAAAAAGAAGGATGACGACGATTAA
- a CDS encoding phosphocholine-specific phospholipase C, which translates to MESRRDFLKKAALLTGGAAIMGTLPPAIQKALAINPEMGSTYLDAEHIVILMQENRSFDHCFGTLQGVRGYNDPRAIHLPDQKPVWLQTDATGNTYSPFRLDIKDTKVTWMGSLPHSRASQVDANNLGKYDQWLTAKRSGNVNYADMMPLTMGYYTREDLPFNYGMADAFTVCDQNFCSAMTSTTPNRSFFWTGKITHEQDGLPKANIRNNDFSFGDMPWETFPELLEQNNISWNFYQNDLSCGGGFEKEERAWLANFGCNLLEFFKAYNVKFSDRYIKNLQKQVQDLPGQIDKLQERTPSDADKAIKVRESIKKKQQVLDNAHSELAKWNRESYAKLSDYEKKLYNRAFVINSGDPDFRSITELTYADNGQQRKVTVPKGDLLHQFREDVNKGKLPTVSWLAGPENFSDHPTAPWYGAWYVSEVLDILTKNPEVWKKTIFIVTYDENDGYFDHVPPFSIPDAKIPGTGKCSAGIETEIEHVRLENEIKQGVPKNQAREGAIGLGFRVPMMIASPWSRGGKVCSEVFDHTSTLQFLETFVNKKFGKNIKLNNISQWRRTICGDLTSVFSPYNGTQLEKIPFLDRDKNVETIYNAKFKQEPSSFKKLSDDEINRISANPSLIALQEKGVRTACPLPYELYTHGALSDDKKSFEIKLAAGNTVFGKNAAGSPFTVCVPVKFNDDISKDELARNWYFAVAAGDQLTYQWPLKAFENKLYHLRVNGPNGFYREFKGDVNNAPVKIQCTYEKNKLNAARLTGNIIINIKNNDSRAQTILISDNAYKAAEVIKVVPANSTADVVLELSKNYNWYDISIRLKDNKTFEERYAGHVETGLDTKTDPFMGGLV; encoded by the coding sequence ATGGAATCACGGAGAGATTTTTTAAAAAAGGCGGCATTGCTAACCGGCGGCGCGGCCATAATGGGTACCCTGCCGCCTGCTATTCAAAAGGCATTGGCCATCAATCCCGAGATGGGCAGTACCTATCTGGATGCCGAACATATTGTGATCCTGATGCAGGAGAACCGCTCCTTTGATCATTGCTTCGGTACCTTGCAGGGGGTGCGCGGTTATAACGATCCGCGGGCCATCCACCTGCCCGACCAAAAACCCGTGTGGCTGCAAACCGATGCTACCGGGAATACCTATTCGCCCTTCAGGCTGGATATCAAAGATACCAAAGTTACCTGGATGGGATCGTTGCCGCACTCCAGGGCGAGCCAGGTAGATGCCAATAATTTGGGCAAGTATGACCAATGGCTCACCGCTAAACGATCCGGGAACGTCAATTACGCGGATATGATGCCCTTAACTATGGGCTACTATACCCGGGAAGACTTGCCCTTTAATTATGGCATGGCCGATGCCTTTACCGTATGCGACCAGAACTTCTGTTCGGCCATGACGAGCACCACGCCCAACCGTTCCTTTTTTTGGACAGGTAAAATAACGCATGAACAGGATGGTTTACCCAAGGCCAACATCCGGAATAACGATTTTAGCTTTGGCGATATGCCCTGGGAAACCTTCCCCGAGCTGCTCGAACAAAACAATATCTCCTGGAATTTTTACCAGAACGACCTGAGCTGCGGCGGTGGGTTTGAAAAAGAGGAGAGGGCCTGGCTGGCCAATTTTGGCTGCAACTTATTGGAGTTTTTTAAAGCCTATAATGTGAAGTTTTCCGACAGGTATATCAAAAACCTGCAAAAACAGGTTCAGGACTTACCGGGACAAATTGACAAGTTACAGGAAAGGACGCCATCAGACGCCGATAAAGCCATAAAAGTACGTGAGAGCATCAAAAAGAAACAGCAGGTGCTGGATAACGCCCATAGCGAGTTGGCTAAATGGAACCGGGAGAGCTACGCCAAATTATCCGACTATGAAAAGAAGCTTTATAACCGCGCCTTCGTCATCAATTCGGGCGACCCGGATTTTCGGAGCATTACCGAACTGACTTATGCAGATAATGGCCAGCAGCGCAAGGTAACCGTACCCAAGGGGGATTTACTACACCAGTTCAGGGAGGATGTAAACAAGGGGAAACTGCCAACGGTATCCTGGCTGGCCGGGCCCGAAAATTTTTCTGACCACCCTACCGCGCCCTGGTATGGCGCCTGGTATGTTTCGGAAGTTTTAGACATCCTGACCAAAAACCCGGAGGTATGGAAGAAAACCATATTCATTGTAACGTACGACGAGAATGACGGCTACTTTGACCATGTTCCTCCGTTCTCCATCCCCGATGCCAAAATACCCGGTACAGGAAAATGTTCCGCCGGAATAGAAACCGAGATTGAGCACGTGCGTTTAGAGAACGAAATTAAACAGGGCGTACCAAAAAACCAGGCACGCGAAGGGGCCATAGGCTTAGGCTTCAGGGTACCGATGATGATCGCCTCGCCCTGGAGCAGGGGCGGCAAAGTATGTTCTGAAGTTTTCGATCATACCTCTACCTTGCAGTTTTTAGAAACCTTTGTCAATAAAAAGTTTGGCAAAAACATCAAGCTGAACAACATCAGCCAATGGCGCCGTACCATTTGCGGCGATTTGACCTCGGTATTCAGCCCGTATAACGGCACCCAGCTCGAAAAAATACCTTTTTTGGACAGGGATAAAAATGTAGAGACCATTTATAACGCTAAGTTTAAGCAGGAGCCTTCATCCTTTAAAAAGCTCAGCGACGATGAAATTAACCGCATCAGCGCCAATCCGTCGTTGATAGCCTTGCAGGAAAAAGGGGTCCGCACGGCTTGCCCATTGCCTTATGAGCTATATACCCATGGCGCATTAAGCGACGATAAAAAAAGCTTTGAAATAAAGCTGGCCGCGGGCAATACCGTTTTTGGAAAAAATGCCGCGGGTTCGCCATTTACGGTTTGCGTGCCGGTTAAATTTAACGACGATATCAGCAAGGATGAACTTGCCCGGAACTGGTATTTTGCTGTGGCCGCAGGCGATCAGTTAACCTATCAGTGGCCGCTTAAAGCTTTTGAAAACAAGTTGTATCACCTGCGTGTAAATGGCCCCAACGGCTTTTACCGCGAATTTAAGGGCGATGTAAATAATGCCCCCGTGAAGATACAATGTACTTACGAAAAGAATAAGTTGAATGCCGCCAGGCTTACCGGTAATATCATCATCAATATTAAAAACAATGATAGCCGGGCGCAAACTATCCTGATTAGCGATAATGCCTATAAAGCCGCAGAAGTGATTAAGGTAGTACCTGCCAACAGTACGGCTGATGTTGTTTTGGAACTATCCAAAAACTATAACTGGTACGATATCAGCATAAGGCTAAAGGATAATAAAACATTTGAAGAACGGTATGCAGGTCATGTTGAAACCGGGTTGGATACTAAAACCGATCCGTTTATGGGTGGCTTGGTATAA
- a CDS encoding metallophosphoesterase family protein yields the protein MSNRRGFIKSGIIGVAGINLLPAVNSFAKAIDHDQLLVAGGKFKLRFALVSDGHYGQPGTEYDAFYTRMVDWMNKEHQNSQLDFVIVNGDLVHNRPDLLGKVKETYLDKLPVPYYTIPGNHDFADGAIWKRVFGYDDKYTVDKGEIGFVFANTANTKGEYVCPDYDFLKRSLDAFKSKSMVFVILHIAPHQWLPEEKNIFLDCPQIVELLHAYPNVKAAFHGHDHSLDGVRYTGKLPHLFDSHFGGNWGTEYKGYRIVEVGNDNQIYTYQVNASQNPMLNSNKL from the coding sequence ATGAGCAATCGTCGCGGATTTATTAAGTCGGGAATTATCGGTGTGGCAGGCATCAACTTACTGCCTGCTGTTAACTCCTTTGCAAAAGCTATCGATCACGATCAATTATTAGTGGCCGGAGGGAAATTTAAACTGCGTTTTGCCCTGGTTTCTGACGGGCATTACGGGCAACCCGGAACTGAGTATGATGCGTTTTATACCCGCATGGTTGATTGGATGAACAAAGAACATCAAAACAGTCAACTGGACTTTGTGATTGTTAACGGCGACCTGGTACACAATCGCCCCGACCTGTTAGGTAAGGTTAAAGAAACCTACCTGGATAAACTGCCTGTGCCTTACTATACCATCCCCGGCAATCATGATTTTGCCGATGGAGCGATATGGAAGCGTGTTTTTGGCTATGATGATAAATACACGGTTGATAAAGGCGAAATTGGTTTTGTATTTGCCAATACCGCTAATACCAAAGGTGAATACGTTTGCCCGGATTATGATTTTTTAAAGCGCTCGCTTGATGCCTTTAAAAGCAAAAGTATGGTGTTTGTGATATTGCACATAGCGCCGCACCAGTGGCTGCCCGAAGAAAAAAACATATTTTTAGATTGCCCCCAGATAGTTGAATTGCTGCATGCTTACCCTAACGTGAAGGCCGCTTTTCACGGGCACGACCATTCGCTCGACGGCGTGCGCTATACCGGTAAATTGCCTCACCTGTTCGATTCTCACTTTGGCGGTAACTGGGGCACCGAATACAAAGGCTACAGGATAGTTGAAGTGGGTAATGATAACCAAATTTATACCTACCAGGTTAACGCCAGCCAAAACCCGATGTTGAACAGCAATAAGTTATAG
- a CDS encoding DUF4397 domain-containing protein: MKNVQQILKKRAGMIGMVCLLAGLFTSCVKDNNTYVEEPVALISVINASPDSKPLDFFLDQNQANKQPIPYGYGLDYLRAYPRKRVATFYVAGTQQKVKTDTITLEANKYYSLFLTNLVSHPDALLLTDSLSNPAAGKATIRLVNLSPDAPALDLVVKGGAALASNKAYKGYSSFVPVQGNTNYTLEIHPAGTATVLYTLPAINLHSGSVYTVWVHGIAAATDQTKLTADVQLNAYYF; the protein is encoded by the coding sequence ATGAAAAACGTACAGCAAATTTTAAAGAAAAGGGCAGGCATGATCGGGATGGTATGTCTGCTGGCGGGGTTATTCACCTCTTGTGTAAAAGACAACAACACTTACGTAGAAGAGCCTGTGGCATTAATATCGGTGATTAACGCCTCGCCTGATTCAAAGCCGCTCGATTTCTTTTTAGATCAAAACCAGGCCAACAAACAGCCGATACCCTACGGGTACGGGCTCGATTACCTGCGCGCTTATCCACGTAAAAGGGTAGCCACCTTTTATGTAGCAGGTACCCAGCAAAAAGTAAAAACCGATACCATTACCTTAGAGGCCAACAAATATTACTCGCTTTTTCTGACCAATTTGGTGAGCCACCCTGATGCTTTATTGCTAACCGACTCGTTAAGCAACCCGGCCGCCGGCAAAGCTACGATCCGTTTGGTTAATCTGAGCCCTGATGCGCCAGCTCTTGACCTGGTGGTAAAAGGTGGCGCGGCATTGGCATCAAATAAAGCTTATAAGGGTTACTCCTCTTTTGTACCAGTACAGGGGAACACCAACTACACGCTCGAAATTCACCCGGCGGGTACCGCTACCGTACTTTATACCTTACCGGCTATTAACCTGCACAGCGGCTCAGTTTACACGGTATGGGTGCACGGCATAGCGGCAGCTACCGACCAAACCAAACTAACGGCCGATGTTCAGTTAAATGCTTATTACTTTTAA